A stretch of Aureispira sp. CCB-E DNA encodes these proteins:
- a CDS encoding CHAT domain-containing tetratricopeptide repeat protein, whose product MNHLFIVVLLLLSLTTIAQDSDYIITKEDATKYGKIEGLNLSISSSAITFIDERGKTSRYTPNELLEWRKDGIIYQTKLYPFKNKKPVLTFMHLLAENATGISVYEYATRFNPKGATDIFLERDGQLTKVRFGRFRKQMIEYFSDRSEITALLKNREVKKKDLLNLVEEYNELVANESDYDSTPFGQQRTKKKRIWNLNDMLLSTDEAAKKYMAAIKEATKDILDKKIQAIEIDYGVGLSFFEQNKYDEALPYLKSAREAIDAEQIKTDKSPRIASMLAAIYFSQRKYNLAINYNSNALLLWENGLSNDSDAFHLYNSYITQGRIIQALRASASNVAWYEMTVNDVQKDWEEQLTVRNLAPIVHASKPNKSVDYNLALLFYKSAEDILYKLPRQKQIEKKIDLHILIGKLYFEAGDYPLSQIYYEKALESIDNYYNYNNPHPRKGEVKRILSEIYLANQLYSEALNYIDQAQHSQVGAEIEIDYSLLDNIYKIPFPLELLNSITTKGIILYEKNKHNPSEVELKKVLAHYAIATELLYKLRVIQRDDESKYQLGTITHRLSQHAVKICNTLYLKTQNQDYLHEAFSYAELSKSAVLFETIHNLNSMQIAGIPRNLTVMENGFKVQISYLKGEIFYEMQQGKYANKERIKQLQNKVEAISKEHTILLKKLERNYPEYYDLKYSNNKGVTLKQLQKALKNDEVFLEYVVTDTFVYVLAISNQTIKSQFKTLKRPLPYTVKKLQHALRDNKADLYAIHGNALYESVIGELAPFLEGKRLIIAPDAELNYIPFGVLPTNQPQLKSTGASIYRQVHFLIEDHPIYYNYSAGMFLLSKRQRPHKNIHKSISTWAPNFTAMETIIKDKGIGEKLRPLPGAQQEAQHIADMFASNAYINSAASELQFKSKAHDYSVLHIATHGVLNDLDPMFSSLILKNEGLEDGILHAFELYNMRLNADLAVLSACNSGMGKLAKGEGVVSIARGFSYAGIPNIIMSKWPVSDWSTELLMKQFYRNLKKGMPIDEALQKAKIKYLNENRENANLLAPFYWGGFVLSGNSMPINSLKDSAAGYLWYLGTLLIAVALISLLIKVKAKFF is encoded by the coding sequence CTGATTATATTATCACCAAAGAAGATGCTACTAAATATGGAAAAATAGAGGGCTTGAATTTGAGTATTAGCTCCAGTGCCATTACATTTATAGATGAGCGTGGAAAAACGAGTAGGTATACTCCCAACGAGTTGTTGGAATGGCGCAAAGATGGCATTATATACCAAACAAAACTCTATCCATTCAAAAACAAGAAGCCAGTACTTACATTTATGCATCTTCTTGCAGAAAATGCAACAGGAATAAGTGTGTATGAATATGCAACTAGGTTTAATCCTAAAGGAGCTACTGATATCTTTTTAGAAAGAGATGGACAATTAACTAAAGTTCGTTTTGGTCGCTTTAGAAAACAGATGATAGAATACTTTAGTGACCGTTCAGAAATTACGGCTCTTCTCAAAAACAGAGAAGTTAAGAAAAAAGATTTATTAAACCTTGTCGAGGAGTACAATGAATTAGTTGCTAATGAATCAGATTATGATAGCACTCCCTTTGGGCAGCAGCGGACAAAGAAGAAACGTATCTGGAATTTGAATGATATGTTGCTAAGTACCGATGAAGCTGCCAAAAAATACATGGCAGCTATTAAAGAAGCAACGAAAGATATTTTAGATAAAAAAATTCAGGCAATCGAAATTGATTATGGGGTTGGTTTGTCTTTTTTTGAACAAAACAAATACGACGAAGCACTTCCTTATCTAAAAAGTGCAAGAGAAGCTATTGATGCGGAGCAAATAAAAACAGACAAATCGCCTCGCATTGCTTCCATGTTGGCAGCAATTTATTTTAGCCAACGAAAATATAATCTTGCCATTAATTATAATAGCAATGCTTTATTGCTTTGGGAGAATGGTTTATCCAATGATTCGGATGCTTTTCACCTCTACAATAGTTACATTACACAAGGGCGAATCATTCAAGCATTGAGAGCTTCTGCCTCTAATGTTGCTTGGTATGAAATGACTGTTAATGATGTTCAAAAGGATTGGGAAGAACAGTTAACGGTTCGAAACTTAGCGCCTATTGTACATGCGAGCAAACCCAATAAATCCGTTGATTATAATTTGGCATTGTTGTTTTACAAAAGTGCAGAAGATATTCTCTACAAACTGCCTAGACAAAAACAAATTGAGAAAAAAATAGACTTGCACATTTTAATTGGAAAATTATATTTTGAAGCGGGAGATTATCCTCTCTCTCAAATTTATTATGAAAAAGCCCTTGAGTCCATTGATAATTATTACAATTACAACAACCCACACCCTAGAAAAGGGGAAGTCAAACGTATTTTGAGTGAAATCTATCTAGCCAATCAATTATATTCCGAAGCTTTAAATTATATCGACCAAGCTCAACACAGTCAAGTAGGAGCAGAAATAGAGATTGATTATTCTCTTTTGGATAATATCTATAAGATTCCTTTTCCTTTAGAGCTATTAAATTCAATTACCACCAAGGGGATTATTCTTTATGAAAAAAATAAGCATAATCCATCAGAAGTTGAATTAAAAAAAGTATTGGCACATTATGCTATTGCTACAGAGTTGTTGTATAAACTTCGAGTTATTCAACGAGATGATGAATCAAAATACCAATTAGGAACGATTACGCATCGATTGAGCCAACATGCTGTAAAAATTTGTAATACACTCTACTTAAAAACTCAAAATCAAGATTACTTGCACGAAGCGTTTTCTTATGCAGAGCTTTCTAAAAGTGCTGTACTGTTTGAGACAATACACAACCTAAACTCAATGCAGATAGCGGGTATTCCTAGAAACTTAACCGTTATGGAAAATGGCTTTAAAGTTCAGATTTCTTACTTAAAGGGAGAAATTTTTTATGAAATGCAACAGGGAAAATACGCTAATAAAGAACGCATCAAACAATTACAAAATAAGGTTGAAGCTATCTCTAAAGAACATACTATCCTATTAAAAAAATTAGAGCGAAATTATCCCGAGTACTATGATTTAAAGTATAGCAATAACAAAGGAGTAACACTTAAACAACTACAAAAAGCATTAAAAAATGATGAAGTTTTTCTAGAATATGTGGTTACAGATACCTTTGTATATGTTTTAGCAATTAGCAACCAAACCATAAAAAGCCAGTTTAAAACTCTTAAACGCCCTCTGCCTTATACTGTCAAAAAGCTTCAACATGCCTTAAGAGACAATAAGGCTGATTTGTATGCGATCCACGGTAATGCGCTTTATGAAAGTGTTATTGGGGAGTTGGCCCCCTTCTTGGAAGGCAAAAGGCTTATCATTGCTCCCGATGCAGAGTTAAATTACATCCCATTTGGGGTCTTGCCGACCAATCAACCACAATTAAAAAGTACTGGGGCTTCTATTTACAGACAAGTACATTTCTTAATTGAAGATCATCCTATTTATTACAATTATTCGGCGGGTATGTTTTTATTAAGCAAACGTCAAAGACCACACAAGAACATCCATAAATCTATTTCTACTTGGGCTCCTAACTTTACTGCAATGGAGACTATTATTAAGGATAAAGGTATTGGAGAAAAGTTGCGTCCCTTGCCTGGTGCTCAGCAAGAAGCACAGCACATAGCGGATATGTTTGCTAGTAATGCTTATATCAATAGTGCTGCCTCTGAATTACAATTTAAATCAAAAGCCCACGATTATAGTGTTTTACACATTGCTACACATGGTGTTCTCAATGATTTAGATCCGATGTTTTCCAGTCTAATTCTGAAAAACGAAGGCTTAGAGGATGGTATTTTACATGCTTTTGAACTTTATAATATGCGACTAAATGCAGATTTGGCGGTATTAAGTGCTTGCAACTCTGGTATGGGAAAACTTGCCAAAGGAGAAGGTGTCGTGAGTATTGCTCGTGGGTTTTCTTATGCTGGTATTCCTAATATTATTATGAGTAAATGGCCCGTATCTGACTGGTCTACAGAATTGCTGATGAAGCAATTTTATAGAAATCTCAAAAAGGGAATGCCCATCGACGAAGCACTACAAAAGGCAAAAATTAAGTACTTAAATGAAAATCGAGAAAATGCCAATCTCTTAGCTCCTTTTTATTGGGGTGGCTTTGTTTTGTCAGGCAATAGCATGCCAATCAATTCCCTTAAAGACTCTGCTGCTGGTTATCTCTGGTATCTTGGTACTCTCTTAATAGCTGTAGCTCTTATTTCCTTACTAATCAAGGTTAAAGCTAAATTTTTCTAA